CATGTGGATGGTGGTGAAGGTGATGTGGTCCGACAGGGTTTCGGTCGACACCACGTCGGCGAACGCGTCCAGCGCCGCTTTGGTGGGCACGTACGCGCTGTACTTGGGGCTGTTCGCCTGTACCCCCACGCTGGAGACGTTGACGACATGCCCGAACCGGCGTTCCCGCCAGTGCGGCAGCAATGCCAGCACCATGCGCACCGCCCCGAAGTAGTTGACCGCCATCGTGCGCTCGTAGTCGTGCAGCCGGTCGGTGGAGTTCACCACCGAGCGGCGGATCGACCGGCCGGCGTTGTTGACCAGGTAGTCGACGTGGCCGAATCGGCCCAGGATGTCCTTGACCGTGTGCTCCACCGACGCCGAATCGGTGACGTCGCAGCTGAACGCGTGGGCCTGTCCGCCTCCGGCGCGGATCTCGGCCACCAGTTCGTCGAGGGCGCCGGCGCTGCGGGCCAGCGCGAACACCGTGGCGCCGCGCTCGGCCACGGCGATCGCCGAGGCCCGGCCGATACCGCTGGACGCCCCGGTGATGATGACGTGCCGCCCGACCAGCGGACCGGCCGGATCGTCCCGGCGGGCGCGGTCGGGATCCAGGTGCGCCGCCCAGTACCGCCACAGCGCCGGTGCGTAGTCGGCGAACTCAGGGGCTTCGGTGACCGCGGCACCGGTCCGCTTCAGGGCCGCGCGGGTGGCGTCGGCGACGAACGTCGGCCGCAGGTTCACCAGGTCGAGCACCTCACCGGGAAGACCCAACTGGGTGGCCAGCATGTTGCGCCACACCCGCGCCCGCCCGCCGGCGTTGAGCACCGGGGCCGCCACCGCGCCGGGCAGCTTGGCGCGCAGCGCAGGCAGCCCGGCCTCGGCCGCGACGGCCCGGTAGATCTCGGGCAGTCCAATGGATTTCGGCGAAGTCAGGTGGAAGGTGTGTCCGTCGTAGCCGTCGGCGTGCATCAGCTCGATCAGCGCGTCGACCACGTAGTCGACCGGAACGACGTTGGTGCGCCCCGTGGCGGGCACGGCCATCGGGGTCAGCCTGGGCAGCGCCGCCAGCTTGGCCAGCAGGGGGAAGAAGTAGTAGGGCCCGTCGACCTTGTCCATCTCACCGGTGCGCGAATCGCCCACCACCACCGCCGGGCGATACACCCGGTAGCGCAGCCCCGGCGCCGCACGCACCAGCGCTTCGGCCTCGAACTTGGTCTGGTGGTACGGGGTCGGCAGCTGCTGGCCGATGTCGAAGTCGTCCTCGGTGAACTCCCCGGCGTAGTCGCCGGCCACCGCGATCGAGGACACGTGCGCCAAGGTGGCGTCGAGTCGCCGGGCCAGCCCGATCACCGCGCGGGTGCCCTCGACATTGGCCGCCTGCTGTTCGGCCGCACCGGCGGTGATGTCGTAGATCGCCGCACAGTGCAGCACGTGATCGACGCTGCCGAGGTCGGCGATCACCGTGTCGGTGAGCCCGAGGTTCTCCGCCGTCAGGTCGCCGACCAGCGGTTTGGCCCGATCGCCCCACGCATGGCCGCTTTGCGAGGCGAGGGCTTCGAAGCGGCCCAGCGAGGCGCGGCGCACCAGCACCCAGACCTGCGCGTCAGGCCGTGTCTCCAGCAGGCGGGACACCGCCCGCCGCCCTATGAACCCGGTACCGCCGGTAACGACATAACGCATGCGGTCATCGTGGCGGGTCTCGACAGCCACGTCAACCATCGATTCACCGCTGCCGGCCGATACCTCGCATTGCGACCGTGCCGCAAGCCGGCATCACGACGCTCAGAACGCGCGAATGCCGTCCCAGTCCACCAGCTTCCAACCGGTGCCGGGGCTGCCCTTGACCACCACCCGGCCGATGTTGGGCAGCGGATGGTCGGTCATCAGCTCATCGCGCGGATTCTTGACGGTCATCAGGGTCCAGGTCATGATCGACGCCGCGTGTGAGAACGCCACCGGGTTGGCGTCTCCGCTGTCGTAGATCCGCTGGACCGCGGCGCTGAACTCCTCGTTGAACTGGTTGCCGTCGATCGAGCCGGGTATGGCTGTGGTCCGGTCACCGTGAATCCAGGCCTGCGGGGCGAGTAGATACGGGGCATTGACCACCGAGCTGGACTTGTCGGCGAACCAGCCGGCGTTGATCTCCCGCAGGCCAGGCAGGATCTGCACCTGACGGCCGAGCTCGCGCGCCAGCGGGGCGGCGGTCTGCTGACTGCGTGCCATCGAGGAGGAGTAGACACCGTCGTGGTGATTGCGCGCGAGCTGATCGGCGATCTCCTGAGCCTCGGCGCGGCCCTTCTCGGTCAGCCCCGGCCCGGGCACCGAGGTGTCGACGATCCCCGCGGCGTTGCTCTCGGATTCCGCGTGCCGGACCAAGGTCAGGGTGATGATGCGCGGATGCGGTGTCCCCGAACAACCTCCGAGCACCAGCGCCATGGCGAGCCCGGCCGCCAACACGCCGATCAACCTTCTGCCGCGGTTCGCCTTGCACATCCCCATGGCGACAGCCTGCCGTGTCGACGGCGACGACGGGGCCGGTTCTGCTGAAATGGTGAGGCGAATCCGCTTCTGATCGCCGTTAGGAGAACTCTATGGCGCTGGACCCGACAGCCGTCGGCGTGACCACCGATCCGGTGCTGGTCGAATGGACCGATCGCGAAACCATGCTCTATGCGCTGGGGGTCGGCGCCGGGACGGCGGATTTGGCGTTCACCACCGAGAACAGCCACGACATTCCCCAGCAGGTGCTGCCCACCTACGCCGTCATCTGCTGCATGGGCTTCGCGGCGGCCGGCAGGATCGGCACCTTCAACCCGGCGATGCTGCTGCACGGCTCCCAGGAGGTGCGGCTGTTCGCGCCGCTGCCGCCGGCCGGAAGCCTGCAGGTGGTCGCCGAGGTGGCTGACATCCAGGACAAGGGGGAGGGCAAGAACGCCGTCGTGATGCTGCGGGCGCGCGGCACCGACCCCGCGACCTCCGAACCGATCGCCGAGACGCTGACCACCTTGGTCATCCGCAAGGCCGGTGGCTTCGGCGGGGCGCCGGGGCAGCGGCCGAGCTCCCCGCAAATCCCGGACTCCGAGCCGGATTCGCGCGTCGCGTATGTGTCCCGGGACGATCAGGCGCTGCTGTATCGGCTCTCCGGCGACCGCAACCCGCTGCACAGCGACCCGTGGTTCGCCACCACACTGGCCGGTTTCCCCAAGCCGATCCTGCACGGGCTGTGCACCTACGGATTCGCCGGCCGGGCGCTGGTGGCCGAACTCGGCGGTGGCGACGCCCATCGGGTCAGCGCGATCTCGGCGCGATTCACCGACCCGGTGTTCCCGGGGGAGACGCTGACGACCTCGATTTGGCGCACCGAGCCGGGTAAGGCGGTGTTCCGCACCGAGGCCGCCGGTGCCGACGGCGCCAACCAGCGGGTAGTGCTCGACGACGGGGCGGCCGAATACCGGGACTGATGTATTCCGGCCCCGTACGCCCCTGTATTCACTTGTGTCACTGTGGTTTTGCTTGTGGATGGATTCGGATTCTTGTCGGCCTGTTGCCTCACGTCAAGATGCGCGCGTAGGGGTATTCGTTGCCTCACGTAATCGTGCGCGCTTGTTGATCGGAGGTTCGGCGGCCCCGGCCTTGGTCGTGGCCAGGGTGAACAGTCGCGCAGTGAGCGCTTGGGCCTGGCGCTGGGTGGCTGCCGGGTTGATCAGCGAGTAAGCGCGGGTCAACGCGACGATGCGCTCGACGGTGATGTCCGGGTGATCGATCACGCGGTGAAACGGAGTGGCAGCTTTGTCATGCTTCTTGGAAACCTTGGCCCCTTTCGGACCTTGAGACCAGTTTTTGCTGCGGGTAAAAGAAGTTCGTCAGCTTCGATTGCAGTCGCCAGATCTCGTTGAGCAACAACAGTTCCGAGGCGGTGTCGTAGCGGTAATAGCCCACCAGCATCCGCACCACCGACCAGTTCTTCTGCTCGACGTGACAGCCATCATTTTTGTTGCCCGGCCGCGACCGGGTGAAGGTGATCTTGCGGTTGGAGCACCACCAGAACAGGTCGTCATTGATGAATTCAGATCCGTTATCACTGTCCACGCCCAGAATCGGAAACGGCATCGCCTGCGCGATGTCATCCAGGGCTGCCTTGACACATTTCCCGGACCGCTCAGCCACCGAGCGGTTCTCCGTCCACCCGGTAGCGACGTCGGTGACCGTCAACGTCGAGATATGGCCCCCGCCCCGGATGCCGCCGTCATGCCAGACCGTGTCGATCTCGACGAATCCCGGTCGCGCGTCATCCCACTGGGCCCAGGTGCGCACCGGGATCTGGCTTTTGAGCAGCGATCCAGGCTTGGTACCCACCCGCCCACGCGGCCGTAGTTTCGCGCGCTCCCCAGCCAAGCGACGATCGATGGTGGCCGCCGACATCGACACCAGCAGCTCGGCGGTGCCCTCGTCGATCGTGAGCTCTCGAAAATGACGCAGAACACCGACCAGCTCACCGAGCATCGGCGCCAACCGCTTCCCGGCCGGCATGCCCAGTACCGTCCAGCACACCACCAGCGCCGCGATGACATCGTCGCCGTACTTCACCGGCCGCTGACTACGTGGGTGACGATCTTGGGCTGTAGCGCCGATTTCAGCGCTTTACGCGCATGGTTGCGATGCCACCCGGTGTTAGCGCACAACTCGTCCAGAATCCGGCTCTTCTCACCCTTGCTCGCCAGGATGTAGCGGACTGCGGTCGTCTCCGTTACTGCTCTGCGCTCGGCCAACGTCAACCCCATCACTTGGGCCTACGCGCGCATTCTCAATGAGGCAACGAATCACCCATACGCGCGCATTTCTGATGAGTCAACGCGGTCGGGGTGCGTTGCTATCATTAGCACATGTGTTCGAACAGTCGGGACGAGGTCGTCGAGGTCTTCGACGCGCTGACCGCCGGGCTGGACCGGGCGCTGGAACTGGACTTCGAGGTTTTGACACCGCGGGAGTGCATGGCGTTGTTGCGGCGCTGCGAGGTGCTGCGGCGCCGGCTGCCCGCCGTTGAGCACCCTCTGGTGAATCGGTTGGCCGCGGCCGATCCCGACGAGCTGGGCGGCAAGGCACGCTGGGTGCTCGCCGACGAACTGCATCTGACTCGCGGGGAGGCTGGGCGGCGCCTCACCGAAGCCGCTGAACTCGGTCCGCGACGCAGCCTGACCGGCGAGCCGCTGGACCCGGTGCGCCCGGTGGTGGCCACCGCCCAACGCCAGGGACGCATCGGGGTCGCGCATATCGCGGTGATCCGCTCGTTTTTCACCTACCTACCCGACGACATCGACGCCACCACCTTGGCGCGTGCCGAAGCAGAACTGACCGAGCTGGCCGCCGGCTACCGGCCCGATCAACTGGCCACCCTGGCCCACCGCATGGCCGATCACCTACACCCCGACGGCAACTACACCGACGAGGAACGCGCCAAACGCCGCAGCCTGGTGTTGGGCCCCCAAGACCGCGACGGCATGAGCCCCATCAGCGGCTACCTGGACCCGCACGCCCGTGCCACCCTCGATGCGGTGCTGGCCCGCTGGGCCGCCCCGGGCATGTGCAACCCCGACGACCCCGCACCCTGCGTAGCCGGCACGCCGACCCAGGCCCAGATCGACGCCGACGCCCGCAGCGCACCGCAACGCAACCATGACGCCCTGACCGCCATGGCACGTGCCCTGCTGGCCTCCGGGAATCTCGGCCAACACAATGGGCTGCCGGCCACCATCATCGTCTCGACCACCCTCGCCGAGCTAGAAGCCGGTACCGGTAAAGCCCACACCGGCGGCGGCACCTGGCTACCCATACGCGACGTCATCGCGATGGCCTCCCACGCCCACCACTACCTACGCATCTATGACGGCGCCAAAGAACTCGCGTTGTTCCACACCAAACGCCTGGCCTCACCCGGGCAGCGCATCGTGCTGTATGCCAAAGAGCGGGGCTGTAGCCACCCGGGCTGCCCCATCGGCGGCTACTACTGCGAAGTCCACCACGACACCGACTACGCCAAAACCGGGCGCACCGACATCCACGGGCTGAGCCTGCGCTGCGGCCCCCACCACCAACTCATCACCTCACACGGCTGGAAAACCCGCAAAGCCCACAACGGCACCACCGAAACCCTGCCCCCACCCCACCTCGACCACGGCCAACCCCGCACCAACCACTACCACCACCCCGAAAAACTCTTGCGCGACAACGACTCCAGCAAAGACGACGACGAAAATCCGTAGCCCGTTGCGGACCTGGGGGCTAACCCCTCACGGCGTCCTCGCCTGCCATCCGCAGTCCGGTGGCCAGGCCGTCCACCCAGATCGACACCATCAGCTCCAGCACCGGTGGGTGGTTGGACGGCATGAACATCTTGGTCAGTTTCTGGACGCGGGCGTGGGCAAGCTTCTGGAAGTCGCGGTCATCCAGCTCCGGGAACTCCAGGTACTCACTGCCGATCGCCGCGTTCTCTGCGGCCGTATACGCGTCCATGGCCACATCCGATCACCGCACCGGCTCGCAGCGGAAGGGGCGGAAGTCCCCAGCCGCCCGTCAGCCGCGGAGCCGCCCGGCCAATCGAGCGGTGAACTCGGCCACCTGGACCGGGCTGTCCAGTGCGAACCGGGCGGCGGTGGCGCGGTCGCCGTCGTCGGTGTGCCGCACCACGATTCCGGCGCCCGACAGATCGGCCACCGCGTCGAACGCGTCCTCGTCGGTGATGTCGTCGCCGAGGTACAGCGGCATCACCGGATCACCCTCGGGCAGCCGGTCCAGTATCCAGTGCAACGTGCGGCCCTTGTCCCAGTCGATCTCGGGGCGCAGCTCGATCACCTCGCGGCCGGTCGTCACCCGCAACTCCAAGCGCCGCCCGGCGTCACGCACCGCCGCCAACGCTTCTCCGACCCGATCCCGGGCCGCATTGCGGTAGTGGACCGCAACGGCGAATCGCTTGTGCTCCACCACGACTCCCGGCACCGACCCGAGCTGCTCGCGCAGCGACGCGGCCGCGCCGGCCAGCACCGGCACCGCGTCGGCGGCGGCGTCGTTCTGGTGATGGGCGCCGTCAGGGCCGGTCAGCTCGAAGCCGTGACTGCCTGCGTACCAGATCCCGGCCAGACCGACCCGCGCCCGCACATCGGCCAGATCGCGGCCGGACAGCACCGCGACCGGACACTGGGCGGCCAACGCGGCCAACGCATCCACCGCGCCCGCCACCGGCCGGGCCGCCTCGGGATCGTCGACGATCTCCGACAGCGTGCCGTCGAAGTCGAAGAAGGCCACCGGCCGGGTGAGTTCGCGCAACTCCGGGGCGGTCATCGCGTCGGGCAGCGCTGACATCGGCCGATCGCCGGTGCGCACCGCGATCTGGTCCGGGCCGGCCACCGTCGCGTCGCCGCCATCGTGTCCGACGCCGATTACCAGCGCGAAACCCGCACTACGGGCGGGGATTACGTCAGATTCGGCGTCGGTGAGCACCACACACCGGCCCGGGCGCACCCCCAGCCGGGCGGCCGCGGACACCAGCTCGGCGCCCGATGCCACCGGTTGGGCGTGAACCCCGGCCTGCTGCAGCCGCTCGGTCAGCGCCGCAGTTCCGTCACCTGCGTCGATGCGTAACAGCACCGCGTCGTGCCGGCGCGGGTCGATCGTGATGGGCAACTTCGGTCCGCCTTCTGTGAGTTCAACGATAGGTAGTCACCACGGTGTCACACCGCTTAGCGTGGAGGAGTGAACCCCGGAATCCTGGTCGGTGTCGACGGATCACCGTCGTCGAAGGCGGCGGTCGACTGGGCGGCCCGCGACGCCGTTCTGCACAACCTCCCGCTCTCCCTGGTCCATGTGCTGGCTCCGCCGGTGGTGATGACGTTCCCCGAGACGCCGATGCCGCCCGGCTACACCGAGTGGCAGCATGAACAGGGCGAACGCCACCTGAGGGAAGCCGCGAAGATCGCCGAGGCCCACAGCGCGGATCTGCGTGTCGACGCGGAGATCGTGGTCGGCTCGACGGTTCCGATGCTGGTGGAGATGAGCCGCGACGCCGCTCGGCTGGTGGTCGGGTCCCGCGGGCACGGGCTGCTGCGTCGCAGCCTGCTCGGCTCGGTCAGCTCGTCACTGGTCCGGCACGCGCACTGCCCGGTCGCGGTCATCCACGAAGGGCCTTCGGACGGCAACCCGCGCCCCGACACGGCGCCGGTGGTGGTCGGCATCGACGGCTCCCCGGTGTCGGAGGCCGCGACGGCGCTGGCGTTCGAGGAGGCCTCGCTGCGCGGGGTGGAACTGGTGGCGGTGTACGCCTGGCACGACACCGGAGTGCTCGACTTCCCCGGCATCGACGCGGCCGCAATGGAATCCGACGGCGAACTGGCACTGGCTGAGCGGCTGGCCGGGTGGCGGGAGCGCTACCCCGACGTCACGGTGCGCCGCGTGGTGGTCTGCGACCGGCCGGCAGACCAACTGGTCGAGCAGTCGCAACAGGCACAGCTAGTAGTGGTGGGCAGCCACGGCCGCGGCGGCTTCACCGGCATGCTGCTGGGCTCGGTCAGCCTGGCGGTAGTGCAGTCGGCGCATGCACCGGTGCTCGTCGTCCGTCCGGGGTCGTGAGGTTTCGGTCAGACCCGGCCGACGGAGACCGGCTCGGCGGCCGGGATCGGCGCGACCTGTTGGGCCACCGGGCTCGGCCGTGACCACACCCGCTGCGGCCACCAGAACCAGCGGCCCAGCAGCGCGGCGATCGACGGCGTCATGAACGAGCGGATCACCAGGGTGTCGATGATCAAGCCCAGTCCGATGGTGGAGCCCACCTGGCCGATCACCTTCAGGTCGGAGACCAGCATTGACATCATGGTGAAGGCGAACACCAGGCCCGCCGAGGTGACCACGGAGCCACTGCCGCCCATGGCGCGGATGATGCCCGTCTTGAGCCCGCCGCGCATCTCCTCCTTCATCCGGGAGACCAGCAGCAGGTTGTAGTCCGAGCCGACCGCCAACAGGATGATCACACTCATCGCCAGCACCATCCAGTGCAGATGCAGCCCGATGATGTGTTGCCAGACCAGCACCGAGATCCCGAATGAGGTGCCCAGTGAGAGCAGCACGGTGCCGACGATCACGGCCGAGGCCACGATCGCCCGGGTGATCAGCAGCATGATGATGAAGATCAGGCACAGCGAGGCGATGCCCGCGATCATCAGGTCCCAGGCCGACCCGTCCTTCATGTCCTTGAACATGGCCGCGGTGCCGCCGAGATAGACCCGGGAGCCCTCCAGCGGGGTGCCCTTGAGCGCCTCGTGCACGGCGTGCTTGATCGGCTCGATGTGGCTGACGCCCTCCGGGGACATCGGGTCGCCCTCGTGGCTGATGATGAACCGCACCGCATGCCCGTCGGGGGACAGGAACATCTTCATCCCGCGCTTGAAGTCGGGGTTGTCGAACGCTTCGGGCGGCAGATAGAACGAGTCGTCGTTCTTGGAGTCGTCGAACGCCTTGCCCATGGCGTTCTGGCCCTCCATCATCTTCTCCATCTGCAGCTGCAGGCCCTCCATGGTGGACTGCATCTTCAGCTGGGTGGTCCGCATGTTTTCCATGGTCTCGATCATCGGCGGCATGATCTCGAGCATCCGGGGCATCAGCCGGTCGAGGTTGTCGATGTCGGGCAGCACCAGCTCGAAATCCTCGGTCATCGCGTCGATGCCGTCCATCATGTCGAAGATGGACCGGATCGACCAGCAGATCGGGATGTCGAAACAGTGCGGCTCCCAATAGAAGTAGCTGCGCATCGGGCGCCACATGTCGTCGAAGTCGGCCATCTCGTCGCGCAGCTTCTGAATGTCGCCGAGCATGATGTGCATCTTCTGGGCCATGCTGTGGGTGGTCGCCGACATCTCGCGGGTCACCTCGAGCATCGCCTTCATGCTGTCGACGGAGACCTGCATGTCCTCACCCATTTTCAGCATGCGTTTCATGCTGTCGAGCTGGTACTTCATGTTCAGCTGCTGGGTGGTGCCCTGCATGCTCATCGCGAACGGGATCGTGGTGTGTTCGATCGGCGTGCCCAGCGGCCGGGTGATGGTCTGCACCCGTCCGACACCCGATACCTCGAATACTCGCTTGGCGATCCGGTTGATGACCAGGAAGTCGGCCGGGTTGCGCAGGTCGTGATCGGTTTCGATCATCAACAGCTCCGGGTTCATCCGGGCCTGGGAGAAGTGCCGGTCGGCGGCGGCGTAGCCGATGTTGGCCGGTACGTAGTCCGGCATGTACTCGCGGTCGTTGTAGTTGGTCTCATACCCCGGCAGGGTGAGCAGCCCGACCAGGCAGACCGCGGTGGTGGCCACCAGCACCGGCCCCGGCCAGCGCACGATCATCGCGCCCAGCCGCCGCCAGGCGCGGATCCGCATCGTCCGCTTGGGCTCGAGCATTCCGAAGCGGCTGGCCACCGCCACCACCGCGGCACCGAAGGTCAGGGCCGCCAACGTCACCACCACCATGCCGATGGCCAGTGGGACACCCAGCGACTTGAAGTAGGGCAATCGGGTGAATGACAGGCAGAAGGTCGCACCGGCAATGGTCAGCCCCGAGCCCAGGATCACGTGCGCGGTGCCGTGATACATGGTGTGGAAGGCCGACTCCTTGTCCTCGCCGAGCGACCGCGCTTCCTGATAGCGGCCGAGCAGGAAGATCGCGTAGTCCGTCGAGGCGGCGATGGCCAGCGTCACCAACAGGTTCACCGCGAACGTCGATAGGCCGATGATGTTGTAGAAGCCGAGCACGGCCACCACGCCGCGGGCCGCGGCCAGCTCGAACACCACCATGCCCAGCACCAGCAGCACGGTGCCGATCGACCGGTAGAAATTCAGCAGCATCACGATGATCACCACGAACGTCAGCGAGGTGATGACCTTCAGGCTCTTGTCGCCGGCGATGTGCTGGTCGGCGTTGAGGGCGGCCCCGCCGGTGACGTAGGCGTGTACGCCGGGCGGTGCCGGGGTGTCGGCGATGATCTTCTGGACGGACTTGACCGAGTCGTTGGCCAGGGTCTCGCCCATGTTGCCGGCCAGGTACACCTGCACGTAGGCGGCCTTGCCGTCCGGGCTCTGCGACCCCGCCGCGGTCAGCGGGTCACTCCAGAAGTCCTGGATGTGCTCGACGTGCTCGGTGTCGGCCTCCATCTTGGTGACCAGCTCGTCGTAGTAGGCGTGCGCGTCGTCGCCGAGCGGCTCGTCGCCTTCGAGCACCACCATCGCCGAGCTGTCCGACTTGAACTCGTCGAAGACCTTGCCGATGCGCATCATCGCGATCATCGAGGGGGCGTCTTTGGGGGCCATCGACACCGCGCGCATCGCCCCGACCTCGTCGAGTTGCGGCACGATCACGTTCACCAACACGGTGATCGCCAACCAGG
This is a stretch of genomic DNA from Mycolicibacter terrae. It encodes these proteins:
- a CDS encoding SDR family oxidoreductase, translating into MRYVVTGGTGFIGRRAVSRLLETRPDAQVWVLVRRASLGRFEALASQSGHAWGDRAKPLVGDLTAENLGLTDTVIADLGSVDHVLHCAAIYDITAGAAEQQAANVEGTRAVIGLARRLDATLAHVSSIAVAGDYAGEFTEDDFDIGQQLPTPYHQTKFEAEALVRAAPGLRYRVYRPAVVVGDSRTGEMDKVDGPYYFFPLLAKLAALPRLTPMAVPATGRTNVVPVDYVVDALIELMHADGYDGHTFHLTSPKSIGLPEIYRAVAAEAGLPALRAKLPGAVAAPVLNAGGRARVWRNMLATQLGLPGEVLDLVNLRPTFVADATRAALKRTGAAVTEAPEFADYAPALWRYWAAHLDPDRARRDDPAGPLVGRHVIITGASSGIGRASAIAVAERGATVFALARSAGALDELVAEIRAGGGQAHAFSCDVTDSASVEHTVKDILGRFGHVDYLVNNAGRSIRRSVVNSTDRLHDYERTMAVNYFGAVRMVLALLPHWRERRFGHVVNVSSVGVQANSPKYSAYVPTKAALDAFADVVSTETLSDHITFTTIHMPLVATPMIAPTGKLVPMGAISAEHAAAMVVRGLVEKPDRIDTPSGTLGQAGNYFTPRLSRRILHQLYLGYPDSAAARGVAPAEAAEPVAAHPTRRHPKRPARAITRVRVPRPVKRAVRLVPGVHW
- a CDS encoding histidine phosphatase family protein, which codes for MGMCKANRGRRLIGVLAAGLAMALVLGGCSGTPHPRIITLTLVRHAESESNAAGIVDTSVPGPGLTEKGRAEAQEIADQLARNHHDGVYSSSMARSQQTAAPLARELGRQVQILPGLREINAGWFADKSSSVVNAPYLLAPQAWIHGDRTTAIPGSIDGNQFNEEFSAAVQRIYDSGDANPVAFSHAASIMTWTLMTVKNPRDELMTDHPLPNIGRVVVKGSPGTGWKLVDWDGIRAF
- a CDS encoding MaoC/PaaZ C-terminal domain-containing protein, whose protein sequence is MALDPTAVGVTTDPVLVEWTDRETMLYALGVGAGTADLAFTTENSHDIPQQVLPTYAVICCMGFAAAGRIGTFNPAMLLHGSQEVRLFAPLPPAGSLQVVAEVADIQDKGEGKNAVVMLRARGTDPATSEPIAETLTTLVIRKAGGFGGAPGQRPSSPQIPDSEPDSRVAYVSRDDQALLYRLSGDRNPLHSDPWFATTLAGFPKPILHGLCTYGFAGRALVAELGGGDAHRVSAISARFTDPVFPGETLTTSIWRTEPGKAVFRTEAAGADGANQRVVLDDGAAEYRD
- a CDS encoding HNH endonuclease signature motif containing protein produces the protein MCSNSRDEVVEVFDALTAGLDRALELDFEVLTPRECMALLRRCEVLRRRLPAVEHPLVNRLAAADPDELGGKARWVLADELHLTRGEAGRRLTEAAELGPRRSLTGEPLDPVRPVVATAQRQGRIGVAHIAVIRSFFTYLPDDIDATTLARAEAELTELAAGYRPDQLATLAHRMADHLHPDGNYTDEERAKRRSLVLGPQDRDGMSPISGYLDPHARATLDAVLARWAAPGMCNPDDPAPCVAGTPTQAQIDADARSAPQRNHDALTAMARALLASGNLGQHNGLPATIIVSTTLAELEAGTGKAHTGGGTWLPIRDVIAMASHAHHYLRIYDGAKELALFHTKRLASPGQRIVLYAKERGCSHPGCPIGGYYCEVHHDTDYAKTGRTDIHGLSLRCGPHHQLITSHGWKTRKAHNGTTETLPPPHLDHGQPRTNHYHHPEKLLRDNDSSKDDDENP
- the otsB gene encoding trehalose-phosphatase, coding for MPITIDPRRHDAVLLRIDAGDGTAALTERLQQAGVHAQPVASGAELVSAAARLGVRPGRCVVLTDAESDVIPARSAGFALVIGVGHDGGDATVAGPDQIAVRTGDRPMSALPDAMTAPELRELTRPVAFFDFDGTLSEIVDDPEAARPVAGAVDALAALAAQCPVAVLSGRDLADVRARVGLAGIWYAGSHGFELTGPDGAHHQNDAAADAVPVLAGAAASLREQLGSVPGVVVEHKRFAVAVHYRNAARDRVGEALAAVRDAGRRLELRVTTGREVIELRPEIDWDKGRTLHWILDRLPEGDPVMPLYLGDDITDEDAFDAVADLSGAGIVVRHTDDGDRATAARFALDSPVQVAEFTARLAGRLRG
- a CDS encoding universal stress protein is translated as MNPGILVGVDGSPSSKAAVDWAARDAVLHNLPLSLVHVLAPPVVMTFPETPMPPGYTEWQHEQGERHLREAAKIAEAHSADLRVDAEIVVGSTVPMLVEMSRDAARLVVGSRGHGLLRRSLLGSVSSSLVRHAHCPVAVIHEGPSDGNPRPDTAPVVVGIDGSPVSEAATALAFEEASLRGVELVAVYAWHDTGVLDFPGIDAAAMESDGELALAERLAGWRERYPDVTVRRVVVCDRPADQLVEQSQQAQLVVVGSHGRGGFTGMLLGSVSLAVVQSAHAPVLVVRPGS
- a CDS encoding MMPL/RND family transporter, with product MSKHLSDDAPTDTLPAAQPPHRGAIATWIRRLAVPLILAWLAITVLVNVIVPQLDEVGAMRAVSMAPKDAPSMIAMMRIGKVFDEFKSDSSAMVVLEGDEPLGDDAHAYYDELVTKMEADTEHVEHIQDFWSDPLTAAGSQSPDGKAAYVQVYLAGNMGETLANDSVKSVQKIIADTPAPPGVHAYVTGGAALNADQHIAGDKSLKVITSLTFVVIIVMLLNFYRSIGTVLLVLGMVVFELAAARGVVAVLGFYNIIGLSTFAVNLLVTLAIAASTDYAIFLLGRYQEARSLGEDKESAFHTMYHGTAHVILGSGLTIAGATFCLSFTRLPYFKSLGVPLAIGMVVVTLAALTFGAAVVAVASRFGMLEPKRTMRIRAWRRLGAMIVRWPGPVLVATTAVCLVGLLTLPGYETNYNDREYMPDYVPANIGYAAADRHFSQARMNPELLMIETDHDLRNPADFLVINRIAKRVFEVSGVGRVQTITRPLGTPIEHTTIPFAMSMQGTTQQLNMKYQLDSMKRMLKMGEDMQVSVDSMKAMLEVTREMSATTHSMAQKMHIMLGDIQKLRDEMADFDDMWRPMRSYFYWEPHCFDIPICWSIRSIFDMMDGIDAMTEDFELVLPDIDNLDRLMPRMLEIMPPMIETMENMRTTQLKMQSTMEGLQLQMEKMMEGQNAMGKAFDDSKNDDSFYLPPEAFDNPDFKRGMKMFLSPDGHAVRFIISHEGDPMSPEGVSHIEPIKHAVHEALKGTPLEGSRVYLGGTAAMFKDMKDGSAWDLMIAGIASLCLIFIIMLLITRAIVASAVIVGTVLLSLGTSFGISVLVWQHIIGLHLHWMVLAMSVIILLAVGSDYNLLLVSRMKEEMRGGLKTGIIRAMGGSGSVVTSAGLVFAFTMMSMLVSDLKVIGQVGSTIGLGLIIDTLVIRSFMTPSIAALLGRWFWWPQRVWSRPSPVAQQVAPIPAAEPVSVGRV